The DNA segment AGCGCAAATCGGATATGCTAAAAATGAATTGGCAAAACTCATAAAGCGTTCGGAAAAACTCGGATTGAAAGCCGACCAGATTCTCTCCTTCAACAAAGGGCGGGAAGAAATTGATCTGCATATCAAACAGCACCAACACGATTTTATAGTTATGGGGTCTCACGGAACCAATGGATTGAGGGAGATCATTGGCTCTAATACACAAAAGGTAGTCCGTCATTCAAAGGCTCCCGTATTGGTGGTGAAAACAAAACCAAAAAAGCTTGCGATAAAGAATATTGTATTCGCAGCAAATTTCAAAGAAGATGTACACAAACCCTTTCTGAAGGTTGTTGATTTTGCGAACCTGATGAAAGCACAGATTCACCTGCTCTATGTAAACATGCCCTTCAGTTTCAGGGAAACGGATGAAGCTGAAGCAGACATGCAGGCCTTTCTAAAAAAATGCCCGGCGGGTACATGCACCGTTAATACATACAATGCGTTGAATGAAGAAAGAGGCATCCAAAAATTTGCAGCGTCAATCAAGGCTGATATGATCGCCATGACCACACATGGCAAAACCGGCTTTATGAAAATGATTTCTCCCAGTATTACTGAAAGCCTGGTCAATCATACCAACA comes from the Flavobacteriales bacterium genome and includes:
- a CDS encoding universal stress protein codes for the protein MKKILVPTDFSDCARAAEDIGLEVAKRANAEIHFLHLIMTPVDWVKLPLEKEKLYPETKAQIGYAKNELAKLIKRSEKLGLKADQILSFNKGREEIDLHIKQHQHDFIVMGSHGTNGLREIIGSNTQKVVRHSKAPVLVVKTKPKKLAIKNIVFAANFKEDVHKPFLKVVDFANLMKAQIHLLYVNMPFSFRETDEAEADMQAFLKKCPAGTCTVNTYNALNEERGIQKFAASIKADMIAMTTHGKTGFMKMISPSITESLVNHTNMPILSVNVNSK